In the genome of Streptococcus mitis, one region contains:
- a CDS encoding transketolase: MSNLSVNAIRFLGIDAINKANSGHPGVVMGAAPMAYSLFTKQLRINPSQPNWINRDRFILSAGHGSMLLYALLHLSGFEDVSMDEIKSFRQWGSKTPGHPEFGHTAGIDATTGPLGQGISTATGFAQAERFLAAKYNREGYNIFDHYTYVICGDGDLMEGVSSEAASYAGLQKLDKLVVLYDSNDINLDGETKDSFTESVRDRYNAYGWHTSLVEDGTDLEAIHAAIEIAKASGKPSLIEVKTVIGYGSPNKQGTNAVHGAPLGADETAATRQALGWDYEPFEIPEQVYADFKENVADRGASAYQAWTKLVADYKKAHPELAAEVEAIIDGRDPVEVTPADFPALENGFSQATRNSSQDALNVVATKLPTFLGGSADLAHSNMTYIKTDGLQDDANRLNRNIQFGVREFAMGTILNGMALHGGLRVYGGTFFVFSDYVKAAVRLSALQGLPVTYVFTHDSIAVGEDGPTHEPVEHLAGLRAMPNLNVFRPADARETQAAWYLAVTSEKTPTALVLTRQNLTVEEGTDFDKVAKGAYVVYETAADFDTILIATGSEVNLAVSAAKELASQGAKVRVVSMPSTDVFDKQDAAYKEEILPNAVRRRVAVEMGATQNWYKYVGLDGAVLGIDTFGASAPAPKVLAEYGFTVENLVKVVQDLK; encoded by the coding sequence ATGTCAAATCTATCTGTTAATGCAATCCGTTTCCTAGGTATTGACGCTATCAACAAAGCCAACTCAGGTCACCCAGGTGTGGTTATGGGAGCAGCTCCGATGGCTTATAGCCTCTTTACAAAACAACTTCGTATCAATCCATCCCAACCAAACTGGATTAACCGCGACCGTTTTATTCTTTCAGCAGGACATGGTTCAATGCTCCTGTATGCCCTTCTTCACCTCTCTGGCTTTGAAGATGTCAGTATGGATGAGATCAAGAGCTTCCGTCAATGGGGTTCAAAAACACCTGGTCACCCAGAATTTGGTCATACAGCAGGGATTGATGCTACGACAGGTCCTCTAGGTCAAGGGATCTCAACTGCTACTGGTTTTGCCCAAGCAGAACGTTTCTTGGCAGCCAAATATAACCGCGAAGGCTACAATATCTTTGACCACTATACTTACGTTATCTGTGGAGACGGAGACTTGATGGAAGGTGTCTCAAGCGAGGCAGCTTCATACGCAGGCTTGCAAAAACTAGACAAGTTGGTTGTTCTTTATGATTCAAATGACATCAACTTGGATGGTGAGACAAAGGATTCCTTTACAGAAAGTGTTCGTGACCGTTACAATGCTTATGGCTGGCATACATCCTTAGTTGAAGATGGAACAGACTTGGAAGCAATCCATGCTGCTATCGAAATAGCTAAAGCTTCAGGAAAACCATCTTTGATTGAAGTGAAGACCGTGATTGGATACGGTTCTCCAAACAAACAGGGAACTAATGCTGTACACGGTGCTCCTCTTGGAGCAGATGAAACTGCAGCAACTCGCCAAGCCCTTGGTTGGGACTACGAACCATTTGAAATTCCGGAGCAAGTATATGCAGATTTCAAAGAAAATGTTGCAGACCGTGGCGCATCAGCTTATCAAGCTTGGACAAAATTAGTTGCTGACTATAAAAAAGCGCATCCAGAATTGGCTGCAGAAGTAGAAGCCATCATCGATGGACGTGATCCAGTTGAAGTGACTCCAGCAGACTTCCCAGCCTTAGAAAATGGCTTCTCTCAAGCAACTCGTAATTCAAGCCAGGATGCCTTGAACGTTGTAGCTACTAAGTTGCCAACTTTCTTGGGTGGATCAGCTGACCTTGCTCACTCAAACATGACTTATATCAAGACTGATGGACTTCAAGACGATGCAAATCGATTGAACCGTAATATTCAGTTTGGTGTTCGTGAATTTGCAATGGGAACGATCTTGAACGGAATGGCCCTTCACGGTGGACTTCGTGTATACGGTGGTACTTTCTTCGTCTTCTCTGACTATGTGAAGGCAGCTGTCCGCTTGTCAGCCTTGCAAGGACTTCCTGTGACTTATGTCTTTACCCATGATTCAATTGCGGTTGGGGAAGATGGCCCAACGCACGAACCCGTTGAGCACTTAGCAGGTCTTCGTGCTATGCCAAATCTAAATGTTTTCCGTCCAGCAGATGCGCGTGAAACGCAAGCAGCTTGGTACCTTGCAGTGACAAGTGAGAAAACACCAACGGCCCTTGTCTTGACCCGTCAAAACTTGACTGTCGAAGAAGGAACAGACTTTGACAAGGTTGCAAAAGGTGCCTATGTTGTCTATGAAACTGCAGCAGACTTTGATACCATCTTGATTGCGACAGGTTCAGAGGTCAATCTTGCTGTCTCAGCTGCCAAAGAATTGGCTAGTCAAGGCGCAAAAGTCCGCGTAGTCAGCATGCCATCTACAGATGTCTTTGATAAACAAGATGCAGCATACAAGGAAGAAATTCTTCCAAATGCAGTCCGCCGTCGTGTTGCAGTCGAAATGGGTGCAACTCAAAACTGGTACAAATATGTTGGTCTCGATGGTGCCGTTCTAGGTATTGATACCTTCGGAGCCTCTGCCCCAGCACCAAAAGTATTGGCAGAATATGGCTTTACTGTAGAAAATCTTGTAAAAGTCGTTCAAGACTTGAAATAA
- a CDS encoding preprotein translocase subunit YajC, protein MESQYTFLIILVAMVGLMFFTQRSQKKQAQKRMESLNKLQKGYEVITIGGLYGTVDEVDTEKRTIVLDVDGVYLTFELAAIKTVLPLKETASLEGAIEK, encoded by the coding sequence ATGGAATCACAATATACATTTTTAATCATTCTTGTGGCTATGGTGGGCTTGATGTTCTTTACGCAACGCTCTCAAAAGAAACAAGCACAAAAACGTATGGAAAGCTTAAATAAACTACAAAAAGGTTATGAAGTTATTACAATCGGTGGACTTTACGGAACAGTTGATGAAGTAGATACTGAGAAGAGAACGATTGTTCTTGATGTAGATGGAGTTTACTTGACTTTTGAACTAGCTGCTATCAAGACCGTATTACCACTTAAAGAAACAGCTTCACTCGAAGGTGCAATTGAAAAATAA
- a CDS encoding phosphatase, protein MKKLVFVCLGNICRSPMAEFVMKSMTDNYEIQSRATSSWEHGNPIHKGTQGIFQQYQIPYDKNKTSLQISKEDFEAFDYIIGMDDSNVSDLRQMCPIDCQDKIYSFASESVPDPWYTGDFEETYQRVQEGCQVWLERLEESEDGKS, encoded by the coding sequence ATGAAAAAACTAGTCTTTGTCTGTCTGGGAAATATTTGCCGCAGTCCTATGGCCGAGTTTGTTATGAAATCAATGACAGATAACTACGAAATCCAAAGTCGAGCAACTTCCTCTTGGGAACATGGCAATCCGATTCATAAGGGCACTCAGGGAATTTTTCAACAGTATCAGATTCCTTATGACAAGAACAAGACATCGCTTCAGATTAGTAAGGAAGATTTTGAAGCCTTTGATTATATTATCGGAATGGACGATTCAAATGTTTCTGATTTACGTCAGATGTGTCCAATAGACTGTCAAGATAAGATTTACTCATTTGCATCTGAAAGTGTTCCGGATCCTTGGTATACAGGGGATTTTGAAGAAACTTATCAGCGTGTTCAAGAGGGCTGTCAAGTGTGGCTAGAACGCTTAGAGGAGAGTGAAGATGGAAAATCTTAA
- a CDS encoding bifunctional acetaldehyde-CoA/alcohol dehydrogenase, with the protein MADKKTVTPEEKQLAAEKHVDGLVKKALVALDEMRKLNQEQVDYIVAKASVAALDAHGILAQHAVEETGRGVFEDKATKNLFACEHVVNNMRGVKTVGVIEDDPITGLTKIAEPVGVICGVTPTTNPTSTAIFKSLVALKTRNPIVFAFHPSAQESSAHAAQIVRDAAIAAGAPENCVQWITEPSMEATGALMNHEGVATILATGGNAMVKAAYSCGKPALGVGAGNVPAYVEKSADIRQAAHDIVMSKSFDNGMVCASEQAVIIDKEVYDEFVEEFKSYHTYFVNKKEKALLEEFCFGVKANSKNCAGAKLNANIVGKPAAWIAEQAGFSVPEGTNILAAECEEVGPKEPLTREKLSPVIAVLKAEDTEDGLTKARQMVEFNGLGHSAAIHTKDEALAKRFGTEIKAMRIIWNSPSTFGGIGDVYNAFIPSLTLGCGSYGRNSVGDNVSAINLLNIKKVGKRRNNMQWFKVPSKIYFERNSIQYLQTCEDIERVMIVTDKSIEKLGFVQRIIDQLNARSNRVTVQVFSDVEPDPDITTVERGTEVMRAFEPDTIIALGGGSPMDAAKVMWLFYEQPEIDFRDLVQKFMDIRKRAFRFPSLGKKAKYIGIPTTSGTGSEVTPFAVISDKKNNRKYPLADYSLTPTIAIVDPALVESVPDFITADTGMDVLTHATEAYTSNFANDYTDGIALQSIKLVFEWLEKSVKTADSEAREKMHNASTMAGMAFANAFLGMSHSMAHKIGAVHHTVHGRTNAILLPYVIRYNGTRPSKTTTWPKYNYWKADEKFQDIARMLGLPHSTPEEAVEAYAKAVYELGVAVGIKMNFKDQGIDEKAWKDSLHEIALLAYEDQCSPANPRLPMVADMEEIMADAYYGYKERPGRRK; encoded by the coding sequence ATGGCTGATAAAAAAACAGTAACACCTGAGGAAAAACAACTTGCTGCTGAAAAGCATGTCGATGGTCTCGTGAAAAAAGCCTTGGTTGCGCTTGATGAGATGCGCAAGTTGAACCAAGAACAAGTTGACTATATTGTGGCAAAAGCTTCGGTTGCAGCACTTGACGCGCATGGTATACTTGCACAACATGCAGTTGAGGAAACTGGTCGTGGGGTATTTGAAGATAAGGCAACGAAAAATCTATTTGCCTGTGAACATGTAGTGAACAATATGCGTGGAGTTAAAACAGTTGGAGTTATCGAAGATGATCCAATTACAGGCTTGACGAAGATTGCTGAACCTGTTGGTGTAATCTGTGGTGTCACTCCAACAACCAACCCAACTTCAACAGCGATTTTCAAATCATTGGTTGCTTTGAAAACACGTAATCCAATCGTGTTTGCTTTCCATCCATCAGCTCAAGAATCATCAGCTCACGCAGCACAAATTGTTCGTGATGCCGCTATCGCAGCTGGAGCACCTGAAAACTGTGTTCAATGGATTACAGAGCCATCTATGGAAGCAACTGGAGCACTTATGAACCACGAAGGTGTTGCGACTATCCTTGCAACTGGTGGTAATGCCATGGTTAAAGCGGCATATTCATGTGGGAAACCAGCTCTTGGGGTAGGTGCCGGGAACGTTCCTGCCTATGTAGAAAAATCTGCTGACATTCGTCAAGCTGCTCATGACATCGTGATGTCTAAATCATTTGATAATGGGATGGTCTGTGCATCAGAACAAGCGGTTATCATTGATAAAGAAGTGTATGATGAATTTGTAGAAGAATTCAAATCATACCACACTTACTTTGTAAACAAAAAAGAAAAAGCACTTCTTGAAGAATTCTGTTTTGGTGTGAAAGCAAACAGCAAAAACTGTGCTGGTGCTAAACTAAATGCAAACATTGTTGGTAAACCAGCAGCATGGATTGCAGAACAAGCGGGATTCAGCGTTCCAGAAGGAACAAACATCTTGGCGGCAGAATGTGAGGAAGTAGGGCCAAAAGAACCACTGACTCGTGAAAAATTGTCACCAGTAATCGCTGTATTGAAAGCTGAAGATACAGAAGATGGTCTTACAAAAGCTCGTCAAATGGTTGAGTTTAACGGACTTGGTCACTCAGCAGCTATCCATACAAAAGATGAAGCTCTTGCTAAACGCTTTGGTACAGAAATCAAAGCTATGCGTATTATCTGGAACTCTCCATCTACTTTCGGTGGTATCGGTGACGTTTACAATGCTTTCATCCCATCATTGACACTTGGATGTGGTTCATACGGACGCAACTCTGTTGGGGATAACGTGAGCGCTATTAACCTCCTAAACATCAAGAAAGTAGGGAAACGTAGAAATAATATGCAATGGTTTAAAGTTCCTTCAAAAATTTACTTCGAACGTAATTCTATCCAATACCTTCAAACATGTGAAGATATTGAACGCGTTATGATCGTTACGGACAAATCAATCGAAAAACTTGGTTTCGTTCAACGTATTATCGACCAATTGAACGCACGTAGCAACCGTGTAACTGTCCAAGTTTTCTCAGATGTTGAACCAGATCCAGATATCACAACTGTAGAACGTGGTACTGAAGTGATGAGAGCATTTGAACCAGATACAATTATCGCTCTTGGTGGTGGTTCTCCAATGGACGCAGCGAAAGTTATGTGGCTCTTCTACGAACAACCAGAAATCGACTTCCGTGACTTGGTTCAAAAATTCATGGATATCCGTAAACGCGCCTTCCGCTTCCCATCACTTGGTAAGAAAGCGAAGTACATCGGTATCCCAACAACTTCAGGTACTGGTTCAGAAGTAACACCATTTGCCGTTATCTCTGATAAGAAAAATAACCGCAAATATCCATTGGCTGACTACTCATTGACACCAACTATTGCCATTGTTGACCCTGCTTTGGTTGAATCAGTTCCAGATTTTATTACTGCTGACACAGGTATGGATGTCTTGACTCATGCGACTGAAGCCTACACTTCAAACTTCGCTAACGACTACACAGATGGTATTGCCCTTCAATCAATCAAACTTGTCTTTGAATGGTTGGAAAAATCTGTTAAGACTGCTGATTCAGAAGCACGTGAAAAAATGCATAATGCTTCTACAATGGCAGGTATGGCCTTCGCCAATGCCTTCCTTGGTATGAGCCACTCAATGGCCCACAAGATCGGTGCGGTTCACCATACTGTTCACGGACGTACAAACGCAATCTTGCTTCCATACGTTATCCGTTACAATGGAACTCGTCCATCTAAGACTACTACTTGGCCTAAATACAACTACTGGAAAGCTGATGAGAAATTCCAAGACATTGCTAGAATGCTTGGTTTACCTCACTCAACTCCAGAAGAAGCAGTTGAAGCATACGCTAAAGCTGTTTACGAACTGGGTGTTGCAGTAGGTATCAAGATGAACTTCAAGGATCAAGGAATTGATGAAAAAGCTTGGAAAGACAGCTTGCATGAAATTGCCTTGCTTGCTTATGAAGATCAATGTTCACCTGCTAACCCACGCTTACCAATGGTAGCTGACATGGAAGAAATCATGGCAGATGCTTACTATGGCTACAAAGAAAGACCAGGACGTCGTAAATAA
- a CDS encoding glyceraldehyde-3-phosphate dehydrogenase (NAD-dependent; catalyzes the formation of 3-phospho-D-glyceroyl phosphate from D-glyceraldehyde 3-phosphate; active during glycolysis): protein MVVKVGINGFGRIGRLAFRRIQNVEGVEVTRINDLTDPVMLAHLLKYDTTQGRFDGTVEVKEGGFEVNGKFVKVSAERDPEQIDWATDGVEIVLEATGFFAKKEAAEKHLKGGAKKVVITAPGGNDVKTVVFNTNHDVLDGTETVISGASCTTNCLAPMAKALQDNFGVVEGLMTTIHAYTGDQMILDGPHRGGDLRRARAGAANIVPNSTGAAKAIGLVIPELNGKLDGSAQRVPTPTGSVTELVAVLEKNVTVDEVNAAMKAASNESYGYTEDPIVSSDIVGMSYGSLFDATQTKVLDVDGKQLVKVVSWYDNEMSYTAQLVRTLEYFAKIAK from the coding sequence ATGGTAGTTAAAGTTGGTATTAACGGTTTCGGACGTATCGGTCGTCTTGCTTTCCGTCGTATCCAAAACGTAGAAGGTGTTGAAGTTACACGCATCAACGACCTTACAGATCCAGTTATGCTTGCACACTTGTTGAAATACGACACAACTCAAGGTCGTTTCGACGGTACTGTTGAAGTTAAAGAAGGTGGATTCGAAGTTAACGGTAAATTCGTTAAAGTTTCTGCTGAACGTGATCCAGAGCAAATTGACTGGGCTACTGACGGTGTAGAAATCGTTCTTGAAGCTACTGGTTTCTTTGCTAAGAAAGAAGCAGCTGAAAAACACCTTAAAGGTGGAGCTAAAAAAGTTGTTATCACTGCTCCTGGTGGAAACGACGTTAAAACAGTTGTATTTAACACTAACCACGACGTTCTTGACGGTACTGAAACAGTTATCTCAGGTGCTTCATGTACTACAAACTGCTTGGCTCCAATGGCTAAAGCTCTTCAAGACAACTTTGGTGTTGTTGAAGGATTGATGACTACTATCCACGCTTACACTGGTGACCAAATGATCCTTGACGGACCACACCGTGGTGGTGACCTTCGCCGTGCTCGCGCTGGTGCTGCAAACATCGTTCCTAACTCAACTGGTGCTGCAAAAGCTATCGGTCTTGTAATCCCAGAATTGAACGGTAAACTTGACGGATCTGCACAACGCGTTCCAACTCCAACTGGATCAGTTACTGAATTGGTAGCAGTTCTTGAAAAGAACGTTACTGTTGATGAAGTGAACGCAGCTATGAAAGCAGCTTCAAACGAATCATACGGTTACACAGAAGATCCAATCGTATCTTCAGATATCGTAGGTATGTCTTACGGTTCATTGTTTGACGCAACTCAAACTAAAGTTCTTGACGTTGACGGTAAACAATTGGTTAAAGTTGTATCATGGTACGACAATGAAATGTCATACACTGCACAACTTGTTCGTACTCTTGAATACTTCGCAAAAATCGCTAAATAA
- a CDS encoding RNA pseudouridine synthase, producing MTVKQLLEEQLLIPRKIRHFLRIKKHILINQEEVHWNEMVKPGDVCQLTFDEEDYPKKTIPWGNPDLVQEVYQDQHLIIVHKPEGMKTHGNQPNEIALLNHVSAYIGQTCYVVHRLDMETSGLVLFAKNPFILPILNRLLEKKEISREYWALVCGNINSKELVFRDKIGRDRHDRRKRIVDTKNGQYAETQVSRLKQFPNKTALVRCKLKTGRTHQIRVHLSHHNLPILGDPLYNSKEKSSRLMLHAFRLSFTHPLTLEKLSFTTLSDTFEKELKKNG from the coding sequence AACATATTTTGATAAATCAAGAAGAAGTTCACTGGAACGAGATGGTGAAGCCTGGAGATGTTTGCCAGTTGACATTTGACGAGGAAGATTATCCCAAAAAGACAATCCCTTGGGGCAACCCAGACTTAGTTCAGGAAGTTTATCAAGACCAACACTTGATTATTGTACACAAACCTGAGGGGATGAAAACACACGGTAACCAACCAAACGAAATTGCTCTTCTTAACCATGTCAGTGCCTACATTGGCCAGACATGTTATGTCGTTCATCGTCTAGACATGGAAACTAGCGGTTTAGTTCTTTTTGCTAAAAATCCTTTTATCCTACCTATTCTCAATCGCTTATTGGAGAAAAAAGAGATTTCTAGGGAATATTGGGCACTTGTTTGCGGAAATATCAACAGCAAAGAGCTTGTTTTCAGAGACAAAATCGGACGTGATCGCCATGATCGCAGAAAACGAATAGTTGATACAAAAAATGGGCAATATGCTGAAACACAGGTAAGCAGATTAAAGCAATTTCCCAACAAAACAGCTCTTGTCCGTTGCAAGCTAAAGACAGGGCGAACCCATCAGATTCGTGTGCACCTTTCGCATCACAATCTTCCTATCCTAGGCGACCCTCTCTATAATAGCAAAGAAAAATCAAGTCGACTTATGCTTCATGCCTTTCGACTGTCCTTTACCCATCCGCTTACATTAGAGAAATTAAGCTTCACTACTCTTTCAGATACTTTTGAAAAAGAATTAAAAAAAAATGGATGA